AAAACCATATTTTTGGAACCCTATACAAAGAGTTTTTACTTTGATTAACTTAGATTACCTCCATACCTCATAGCTGTGTCAAAAAATCATAATCAAAATGGTGCTatattattagaaataaaatgattataattttatcatctAGTTATCTTACTGAGTACAGGATGacatttttctttgtaaattgtaCCTTTGGGTTACAGCATTGTACCAAAATCAACGCCTCTTAATAATTCAGCATGATAATTACTTTATGAAATGAGAAAGATATCCCATTTAACAttcctaaaattaaaatagtgGAAGGGATTAACTAGTATGAATAAAAGGAAATGCGACCGCAGAGTTCGAACCCTGAACATTGGGGCAAGTATgcacacaacattcaagcttgatacagctctgaatttggattgtgattaaatagttgacacaacacaggtttctgacacataatgaatgtggtctaagaacttaaacttaaaaactttaaattttaaattggacataacctattatggtccaatatccaaaatctaaatacatggttagattcagcatatcaaagaaccccaagaattcaatttttgatgaaatcaaataaagttcaattttggaccccaatttggaccaacttgacaactgggcctataatcaaaaatctaaatacatgtttagatttggcatatcaaagaccCCCAGGAATTagatttttgttgaaatcaaacaaagtttaattttggaccccaatttggaccaacttgaaaactgggccaaaaatcaaaaatctatacacatttaaattcagcatatcaaagaaccccaagaattcaatttttgttacaatgaatcaaacttagtttaattttggaccctttggaccttaatgaccccaatttggaccaacttgaaaactgggcctataatcaaaaaactaaatacatgtttagatttggcatatcaaagaccCCCAGGAAtaaattttttgttgaaatcaaaacaaagtttaattttggaccccaatttgaaccaacttgaaaactgggccaaaaatcaaaaatctatacacatttaaattcagcataacaaagaaccccaagaattcaatttttgttacaatgaatcaaacttagtttaattttggaccctttggaccttaatgaccccaatttggaccaacttgaaaactgggccaaaaatcaaaaaatctaTACacgtttagattcagcatatcaaagaaccccaagaattcaatttttgttacaatcaaactaagtttaattttggaccctttggaccttaatgtagaccaattggAAAaggggaccaaaaattaagaatcaatatacagttagatttggcatatcaaagaacccaaattattcaattttttatgaaatcaaacaaagtttaattttggaccctttggaccctTATTCCTATACTGTTGAGACCTcaactctcaaaatcaatcccaaccttccttttgtgttcataaaccttgtgtttatatttcattgatttctatttacttatacttaagttctagtgcgaaaaccaagaaaatgcttatttgggccctttttagTCCCTATTTCggtaactgttgggaccaaaacttccttttatggtcataaaccttgtggttaaatttcatagatttctactgacttatactaaagttatagtgtgaaaaccaaAACTCTTCGGATGacaacgccaacgtgataccaatatgtgaccaaaaaattttcaatttttgcagtgtataaaaagtaaaacaaacataGACTTATACAGGTTATAATGGCTTGATGGAGGAAGTCAGATCTTAACAAGATGAGTTTGACATATTTGTCCTTCTTTACTTTTGCATAAAACCCTTAAATTGTTGGCCTGAAAAACACTCAAACCCGACAATAAATCCTCATCAAGCATGGTATAATGTTTGCCCTAATGTGATGGTATAATGTTTGCCCTCATGTCATGGTATAATGTTTGCCCTAATGTCAAGGACATATGTTcatcaatattattattttccatttgattctttatttgttcttttctgcacatctccttttattcattcTAGATTTATCATACTCTGCCTTTTTCAAGAATTATAGTGCTAACGGTATCTGATATACAGCTAGTGAATtatatttgtgtctttttgaattataaagTCGTAAATATAGAAAACACCATCCATTGTATAGAGTTCAAtgtttctgtaattagttaatcaTACCAGATCCCTAGTGCCTTTTATCAATTTACTGTGTATTCCTAtgttaaatgtataatattaagagttatctcccctggtAACTAAAATAACTATAACCAGTGCAGAtgtaaaaattgatttaaatatatgatatgatttgtaatttttcaacCTATTGGTGTTGGAAAGTCTTTAGAAAAGCTACCATCAAAAGTTATCCATTCTCCactaaaaatctatttcaaatctGTTAGAAACCAATAGGTCAATATGTATTATGATaacttgtatttgttttcatttgtagtaataaaataataatttgaaagtCATCCCCGATaagaattttgaataatgactCAAAGCAAGCAAAAATCAGAAGAGATGATTCATGTTGCTGTATACAGAgtatagaaaacaaaacttcaTATATTTAGATCTTTTCTCTGCAAACTGAATGATACTGCCTCCTTTAAATATCTCATTTATAGTTTAAACCAACACCACCAGTTTGAAAGTCAATGCAATTAATGTTTCTTGAAATACTTTGAGAAAATGATAGTAAATGTCAATGTTGtgaaagaaaaatagaaaatttgtgATATAAAATAAGGTTGTGagatgggagataactccttgATACAAAACTTAATGTCTTTGTTGTTACAGATagtgtatattttttgttgatgtttgttGCTCAATAGAAATAccatatttataaagaaaatccTACAAACtattatttcatagttttaATATGAAGTtaagtaataaatatttataaacctaaaaattgtgttttatggatGGAATAACATGGTCTGATGCAGttaataattttcaagtttaAGATTGGTCCTCAGTATTTATATAccatatgatttgatttgatttgattttctgtGTTTTAGTGCCACTTTTAAGCAATGCTTTTGGGGCTATTTTGTGGCAGCTAGTTTTTTATTGGAGGAGGAAGCCTAGCAAAAACCATAACCTtcaataggaaaactgacaatcctagtcaattaagattgaagtTGATTGCACCGGCAAGAGTGGGGTTTGAAGTCAGAACCTcgagtgttgactggctagtgattacagtataaactacttagaccacttggccaccaGGCCCCATATAATGATTGGACAATAACATTAAGATTTGTTGTCAGAGGTATACCACTATATGGCTTATAAATTATCCCTGTCTTAAAAACCAAGGagttcaaaataattatttgctGCTTCTCCTTAAAGAATGCACTATTTAGGAATAGGATTAATGTCAGGTTAGCTCAGAgcagaataaatgttttaaatgtaaccTGTTGTTCTTGGACTGCAATATAGTGAATTAGtgaaattatttttgtgtttatattcattttgtataaatataacaacactAATATGATAGGTGTAAAGGATGTTATAAACATCAAATCTCAAATGTTTTTACATATGAATACTCAGTTTACTTGTAACAATATCCTGATCTTTTTCATTCATTAGACAAGTATAATCTTCCACAGATTAAAATTAGGCACCTACACATTTagttttaacacatttatttatagtggattgggaaacaattTAATTCAACTTACCGGTATGTTCATCCCTTTTCACTATGCTGATGCcagtgctgccttgtagtggcattagcctgctctttttcgcaatctacaagggtgtattttaggtgcaaatgatattgctctctcttaacacagaTCAGTCATTTATCATCCCCTTCTGACAGACTGTCACCGTTTCTCAAGACTATACTCGCATATCGTCTCACAGGAAAGCTTAACATTCAGTCCTTGAAATTTTCTGCCCCAAACAGGGTTGGAAACCTTGACCATCCtacatatttcataaaaaaaatatgaaaacaggtataattgtgaatgaaacaattctccacaagagttCATATGACAAAGATGTTAACAGCTATAGGTTACTATACTTTAACATTAGCAAAACCAACTCCGcaaagtaagctataaaaggccccaaaatgacaaacataACACAAGAAAACTAGCTATCAGCCTAAGTTCTGTACAAACCTAACACAAGAAAACTAGCTATCAGCCTAACTTCTGTACAAACCTAACACAAGAAAACTAGCTATCAGCCTAAGTTCTGTACAAACCTAACACAAGAAAACTAGCTATCAGCCTAAGTTCTGTACAAACCTTACACAAGAAAACTAACTATCAGTCTAAGTTCTGTACAAACCTAACACAAGAAAACTAGCTATCAGTCTAAGTTCTGTAAAAACCTAACACAAGAAAACTAGCTATCAGCCTAACTTCTGTACAAACCAAACACGAGAAAACTAGCTATCAGCCCAACTTCTGTACAAACCTAACACAAGAAAATTAGCTTTCAGCCTAAGTTCTGTACAAACCTAACACAAGAAAACTAGCTATCAGCCTAAGTTCTGTACAAAACTAACACAAGAAAACTAGCTATCAGCATAAGTTCTGTACAAACCTAACACAAGAAAACTAGCTATCAGCCTATTAAAGTTCTGTACTAACCTAACACAAGAAAACTAGCTATCAGCCTAAGTTCTGTACAAACCTAACACAAGAAAACTAACTATTAGCCTAAGTTCtgtacaaaacaattgaaacaaatATGATCTACAGCaactaatgaaaaataaaaacaatatgtttcAGAATATTTCTTCCACTTTAAACTTGTATTATTAATAAGGACTGCACAAATTCTATTTCATGACAAATTGACAATATCTTGTACCCATCTGACTTAAATTCAGGAGAATTCACATGTTCAGATGAATAAATTCTAGTAATTTTGTTTTGTCGCATGCACAAATTTATTACACAGGAGTTTCATTGTAATGATTTATTAGCTATCTGGAAACAAAACTAAATCCAACTTTTTGTCATGAGTGTCTGTAGGTATAGATTCACATATCTGTTCATTAAAGGCTAAGGCAACAGTGTATGGTTTATATCccattttttcacatttctgAAGATATGTATCATAATATCCTTTTCCACGACCAAGTCTATCACCGTCAGCAGAGAAACCTAAACCAGGCATAATTATCAAATCTAAACCTCCTGAAACATACAAAGAGAATATGTATCAAGTAATGTAAACTTACATGTAAAGCTAAAAAAACATGAAGTATTTCTAAACTTTCTGTTTAACATTTGATTATACTACAAGTAAGAGGTCTAGCTAGCTATAAGACCAGGTTTAATCTATTCTCTACTTAGAAAATACCTTTactaagtcagaaatatgacagttgtattcctttcatttgatgtgtttgagctttagatttttgcaatttgataaaggacttttcattttgaattctCCTTGGAGTTTGCAAttggtattttactttttactttgtaatgaaaatgaaattaccATCATTTTCAGCAATATGTTTAATGCTTTGCCACCTTGACAGTTCCCCTGCTTACACGTTTTTTTCCAGTGGCTATGCCACTGCTAGGCATGACATTAATGTGCAAACAACtgtaaaaaaggagatgtggtatgagacaactatcaacaaaagaccaaaatgacacagacagtaacaactataggtcaccgtacaaccttcaacaatgagaaaagcccataaactagtgtttttttaatagcagaaaatttaaaatcagaagGATAAACATAGCTGTAGGTAAAACTTTAAGTACcaatattaaggtggtacctaacactacagggagataactctgtaaaaatcagcagaacgttttaatgagGTTGTGTTCATAAAGGAATTTaattctcaatgatcaaaatttcTAAATTCATCAATTTGAAAGTCATTGCTCTCTCTCCCTTCCTGATGACTGTAAATGGTTTACCTGTATCAAGTGCATCAGGTCTGACATCATCATCTGCTGGctgttttattttccattttgtttCTGGAAGTTCTTTATAATCTTGCCATGAGTTTAACTTGACCATTTTCATTTTAGGTCCAATGTATTGCGGTATAAAACATTCCTTGGTCTTTATCAAGTGTTTTAGAATAGCTACTGTCTGAATTTCATCTGACATGTGTAGGTATACAGATACCCTCTTACTGAACTGGAACTTTTCTAGAGATAAcaactgaaaaaatatattgattatgtgtattttaatgttgtcattttagtttattcaattttatagtgtaaacaatttgacaaaaattaacCCGAAGCTACATGTTTAATAGACACTCCAGTATGTACAGTAAACATAATTTTACTCcagaaataagtcaaatatgaaTTCTTTTAATatcagataatttttttcaaattcaatctGTCTGACTTGTTTACCAACAAACAACACTAGCAAACACATACTTTATAGCATAACAATTTAGTAGATTAATCCTAATttctcaaaatatataaatatatctctCTGTGTCTTATCCAAACAAAACTGTCAGTTCTATCCATAAAGAGTTTGATTTACTATTTGAGGTTTCACCAAGTCTAAACTTGAAAATGGAAATTCGGAATGTCTCATAGTGACAACAACctaaccatagagcagacaacagccacggccaccaatgggtcttcaatgtagcaagaaactccctcacccagaggcgtcctttggctgtcccctaaacaaatatgcatattagttcagtgataatggacgtcataataaactttgaattatacacaaggaactaaaattaaaaatcataccagactaagaaaggccagaggctcctgacttcgaACCCAAAATTGCggtgggttaaacatgtttttttgagacctcaaccctcccctatacctctagccaatgtagaaaaacaaactaaaataaacTACTAGAACACCATTAATACATACACACTACAATACGGCGAGtcaaattttccaaaaatgacaaaaatgaaaggACTGAATCACAACCTGTATAACGTCGCCATTCtctacaatttttaaaatgacaaatcaaAACAAGTATCCTGAAATGTAAACATTATATTAGGATTAGATCATTTACAATTACTTCTAATATTGTATtagataaaattacaaaaattacatttcaagaaaaatacaatgtctttatttcttcaaattcaTTCCTAACTAAAGATAGTCCAACAGAGAGGGAGTACACAAAACTAAGTATCTTAAAGATAGTCCAACAGAGAGGGAGTACACAAAACTAAGTATC
Above is a window of Mytilus trossulus isolate FHL-02 chromosome 4, PNRI_Mtr1.1.1.hap1, whole genome shotgun sequence DNA encoding:
- the LOC134714968 gene encoding 5-formyltetrahydrofolate cyclo-ligase-like, with translation MNSLKAAKGLLRKEIKQRVAGLTESEKQRQSKIVTDKLLSLEKFQFSKRVSVYLHMSDEIQTVAILKHLIKTKECFIPQYIGPKMKMVKLNSWQDYKELPETKWKIKQPADDDVRPDALDTGGLDLIIMPGLGFSADGDRLGRGKGYYDTYLQKCEKMGYKPYTVALAFNEQICESIPTDTHDKKLDLVLFPDS